The DNA segment CGTAAAGAGTGAGCTCCTGGTGTTTGAGTGGATCGAAGCGGGGGTCAAAAACACTCAACACCTTGGCCAGATCACCGGTCTCATCCAGCATCTTCCTGAATCGGGAAAAAGTGCTCAGGTCATAGGAATGGGCCTTTAATTCCCTTTTTATCTCTGATTCTGCGCATAAACGGCACAGATGATCTCCGTGATAGGAGTAGGATTTGTCCCTCTGTATGAGGGTGATAAAACCTTCGAAGGTGCAGTGCCTGCATATGAGAGTGTGATTGTATTTTATATTCAATGACTGGAGGAATTCTTCAGTATCAGGGTCCTTACCCACGAGGAAGATGTTCTGCTTCCTCAGGATCTTTATGGCCTCGCTAGGGGGTAGAATGGTTTCTTTATCCTTTTTTACTATGAATTTATGGATCTTCAGCTGGCCATCCACCCGGCGAAACTTAATATAACCATGGAATAAAGGTTTTCTCCGGCTATTCAAAGCCCCTTTGGAACTTCCAATGGGAAATAATTCTACAATCTTCTTTTTACGCCTTAAAATTATCATTTTACCAAGTTATTTGTTAAAATAGTGTTTCTCTCTCAACCGTTTATCTGCTTTAATTATTATCTCGGGAGATGATAAATTTATCCTGGGGTTTTTTCTAGTAATAATCAGGATTAATTTTTAAAAAAAGGAAACTGAATGTTTTAAAAAATATAGGGTTAACTTACCGGTTAGGTGGCAGCTTTATCTTTTCCAGTGTCTCGACGTACTCTTCATGGTACTCCACCACGTTGATCTCATTTATGGTTCCCTTTATTTCCAGGTCCAAATGGTTGATCTGGTCCACCAGTTCCTTGCAGGTCCACTGTTCTATGGAGTTACCAATACCAATGTGGGGGATGAAAGGCAGGTCCATGCGTAGTTCTTCGGCTAGTTTCCCGGAGTAAAGATCATCATGGAGCTTTACTATGTGACTGTAACCCTCGTCGGGTACCATTAAAACATGCCAGTAGGGAGTGAATGCATCTTTTTCCATAACTGCACATCTTATGGCAAATTCTATTCTCCAGTGGTTAGAGCTTCTAGTTTTGATCTCTTCAATAAAAGTTTCTGGTCTCTGGTTGAACACCGGGAAAACCAGGGTGAAATGGGGTTCTATCCGACCATGGTAAAGCTCATCATTTTCTTCCCGGAACTCCTGAATCCACTGGTAATCCTTATCACTGATACGGGGATAAGCCAGGGCCAATAGGGACATTTATTTTCACTCCACTAATTTTAAGATTAATTCTTTAAACTGATTCTTCTTCCCGGGCCAGTTTTTCTTTTAGAAGTTTCTCGGCCTGTTCCCTTAATATGAATTTCTGGATCTTTCCACTGGCAGTGAGGGGGAATTCATCCACAAAGAACACGTGTTTGGGTACCTTGAAACGGGCGATCTTGGTCCGAGCATAATCCCGCACATCTTCCTCGGTGAGTTCAGCACCATCTTCTAGGATTATACAGGCCCCCACGATCTCTCCGTACTTTTCATCGGTTATTCCCACCACCTGGACATCCAGCACTCCGGGCATGGTGTACAGGAATTCTTCGATCTCCCGGGGGTAGATGTTTTCTCCTCCACGGATGATCATGTCCTTGATGCGGCCCACAATAGAGTAATATCCTTCTTCATCCACTGAGGCCAGGTCTCCACTGTGGAGCCAGCCATCATCATCTATGACTTCCCTGGTTTTATCTGGCATCTTGTAATAACCCTTCATTACATTGTAGCCCTTACAGCAGATTTCCCCGGTCTGATGGGGCCCCAGGTCTTCTCCGGTTTCAGGGTCCACAATTTTAACCTCACACTCGGGTAGGGGTTTGCCCACGGTTTCCACCCGTTTTTCCAGGGGGTCGTCTACACTGGTCTGGGTGAATCCGGGGGATCCTTCAGTTAAACCGTAAACACTGGTTATTTGGGTCATGTTCATGTCGTTAACCACCCTTTTCATGGCCTCGATGGGTGGGGTGGATCCCGCCATGATCCCGGTTCGCAGGCTGGACAGGTCAAACATGTCGAACATGGGATGACTGTACTCGGCAATGAACATGGTGGGCACTCCGTATAGTGCGGTGCAGCGTTCTTTCTGGACTGCAGCCAGGACCATCAGGGGGTCGAAGAGTTCCACCATCACCATGGTGGCCCCGTGGCTGAAGGTGGCCATAACCGCCAGTACAATACCAAAACAATGGAAAAGGGGGACAGTGATACATAATCTATCTTTTTCCGTGAATTTTTGCCTTTCCCCGATGTAGTATCCGTTGTTGAGGATGTTGCGGTGGGTTAACATCACTCCCTTAGGGAATCCCGTGGTCCCCGAGGTGTACTGCATGTTGACCACGTCGTTGTTGTCTACTGATGCTTTGATCTTCTGGAATTCGGTATCGTTTCCGTGTTTTCCCAGGAGAAGGATTTCGTTGGTGTTGTACATTCCCCGGTGTTTTTCCTGGCCCACGTAGATAACACTTTCCAGGAAGGGGAATTTTTCACTCTTTAATTTACCCCTCTCCTGGGTTTTAAGTTCGGGGATGAGTTCGTAAACTATGTCTAAGTAATCCACATCCTGGTATCCGTCAATAATGGCCAGGGCCTTCATGTCTGACTGTTCCAGTACATAGGCCAGTTCATGGCTCTTGTAAGCGGTGTTGACTGTTACCAGTACCGCTCCGATCTTGGAGGTGGCAAAGAGCAAAGTAAGCCAGTCTGGCACGTTTTTGGCCCAGATACCCACGTGATCTCCCTTTTCTATTCCAATTTCCAGGAGTCCCTTGGCCAGGAGGTTGACCCTATTATCAAACTCCTGATAGGTGAAACGCAGATCTCGGTCAGGATATACCATGAATTCCTGATCAGGATCCTGTTCCACCATTTTCTCCAGGAAAGCACCAATAGTTAGCTCACTAAAAACCATTTTTAAAACTCCCATTTATGTTATTTTAAGATGCAAACCCTATTATTTGGTTTTTAAATTTCCATATTTTTTAATAATTCTGTTTTCTGGAATTGATGGATTTTTAGAACGTAGAATTGGACTAGAATGTTCACCGTGGATCGTCTTCCAAAAATTCTTCCAGTTGTTCCCTTACATCCTCGGGTATGGGTCTTGATTTCTGCTGTATGAAGTCGTAATTTACTAGAACAGCTGTTCCTCTGGCCTTGAGGTGTCCTGATTGCCAGGCCTCATGGTAAGTGGTGTAGGAACTGTTACCAATCCGAATAATGCTAGTTTTTATGTCCACATCTCCGTTGTAGTACATCTGTCCCAGGAATTCGAAATCAGTTTTAACCATTATCAGTTTCCATTTCTCGTAGCTGAGATCCAGGTCAGGGGTGAATAACCGGTAAATCTTGTTTCTGGCCAGTTCAAACCATTCAGCAAGAACTATGTTGTTTATGTGTC comes from the Methanobacterium formicicum genome and includes:
- a CDS encoding 2'-5' RNA ligase family protein, with the translated sequence MSLLALAYPRISDKDYQWIQEFREENDELYHGRIEPHFTLVFPVFNQRPETFIEEIKTRSSNHWRIEFAIRCAVMEKDAFTPYWHVLMVPDEGYSHIVKLHDDLYSGKLAEELRMDLPFIPHIGIGNSIEQWTCKELVDQINHLDLEIKGTINEINVVEYHEEYVETLEKIKLPPNR
- a CDS encoding AMP-binding protein → MVFSELTIGAFLEKMVEQDPDQEFMVYPDRDLRFTYQEFDNRVNLLAKGLLEIGIEKGDHVGIWAKNVPDWLTLLFATSKIGAVLVTVNTAYKSHELAYVLEQSDMKALAIIDGYQDVDYLDIVYELIPELKTQERGKLKSEKFPFLESVIYVGQEKHRGMYNTNEILLLGKHGNDTEFQKIKASVDNNDVVNMQYTSGTTGFPKGVMLTHRNILNNGYYIGERQKFTEKDRLCITVPLFHCFGIVLAVMATFSHGATMVMVELFDPLMVLAAVQKERCTALYGVPTMFIAEYSHPMFDMFDLSSLRTGIMAGSTPPIEAMKRVVNDMNMTQITSVYGLTEGSPGFTQTSVDDPLEKRVETVGKPLPECEVKIVDPETGEDLGPHQTGEICCKGYNVMKGYYKMPDKTREVIDDDGWLHSGDLASVDEEGYYSIVGRIKDMIIRGGENIYPREIEEFLYTMPGVLDVQVVGITDEKYGEIVGACIILEDGAELTEEDVRDYARTKIARFKVPKHVFFVDEFPLTASGKIQKFILREQAEKLLKEKLAREEESV
- a CDS encoding acyl-CoA thioesterase → MYTISVTPRFGDADGLRHINNIVLAEWFELARNKIYRLFTPDLDLSYEKWKLIMVKTDFEFLGQMYYNGDVDIKTSIIRIGNSSYTTYHEAWQSGHLKARGTAVLVNYDFIQQKSRPIPEDVREQLEEFLEDDPR